From the genome of Fusarium fujikuroi IMI 58289 draft genome, chromosome FFUJ_chr06:
GGGAGGGTTTTCTGTGCTGTGTTtgttttcttgtttctttgttgagaaggaaagaaaagaaaagggaaGCCGGCCACGAATagtctcatcatcatcatcatcatcatcatcatcaccaaaatTACCATCAATGAATCACTTCATGCAGACACTTGCAAGACGAGGTAGTAGGCCTTGGCTCCAGCACCCCTTCGGTAGTCCTGCAACTCAGCAgacaggaccttgatcttgttctgCTCGGCGAGGCTCTTCACGTGTGCCTCGTAGCCTCCAGTCTGCCAGATCTCACGGATGACAGTAGCCACGATGTAGCCTCCTGGCTTCACGACACGCACAAATTCACTGATAGCCTCGGGACCAACGTGAGACTGAGTCAGGGTGCCCACACAGGTCACGACATCATAAGAGTCATTCTTTGCGGACAACGGTCGCGACAGGTCACATACGTCCAGGTTGCGATATGCGTCTGTAGCGCGAGCCTCGTCAAGCATGCCTGGACTGATGTCGACACCGTCGACCTTCTTTGCGCCCAGGCGAGCGAGGAAGACACCGACAAGGCCGGTGCCGCAACCAGCGTCAAGGATCTCGACGTCTTGGTTGATGGTAGGAGAGCCTAGAACTTGAGGGACATAGGCAGCGGCAATGGCTGGGCCAACATAGTCTTGGCCTTTGCCAGTGATTTCCTCATTGTAGGTCTTTGCCCACTCATCATAGACAGAGCGAGCATGATCGGCAGAAGTCAGGGAGTAGATCTTGGGGAAGTATTGGGCAGTGGTTTGAGAAGACATGATGTTGAGTCAATTGGGGGGTATTTATAATGGGGACAGATGTGCAGTGTGTTCAATTGGGTTATGTAGAGGTTTCAATGAGTAGGGGTAAGATTGCAGGGTATTCAAGTTGAGTGTTTATGAAGTGGTGCTTGTTCGtgttgaagacgaagagagaGCTGAGTTGATGATTTagaatctcaacaacttGGAGGAGAAAACCGCGACCTTTTATAACCAGCTCAAACAAATAAAACCCCGCGTCTCGTCTTGTTTCCCCTCGTCTCCCCGCGTCGTAGAGGTTCCGAAATGACGTTTGAGCGTGCTGCTGAATGTGAATCCATTGGTGGACAGGATTATGATTGCGACTCGGCGTGGCCCAAAGAAGCGATCCGAGGTAAGCGCCTAAAAGATGGAAAGAAATCTGTACATTTCGATAGTTGTAATAATAGGTTTTCGTCAGAGAAATGGGGGTTGTCAAAAAGAAACCGCCATGTTTATGTTCATGGTGCGAGTGTTGGAGGGGATCCAAAggcaacgcaacgcaacacAACTCAACGCGACGTTGGCGGTTATGATCAGCCGAGAACTCTTGGCCAACTGGGTCAATTGATTGTGTTTCTGTTGAGCCAGGTAGAGCTATGTGTCCTCTTTTTCAATCAAGTTTCTATTTCCTTTGGGGGCTTTTTCTGTGTGTTTGCGATCAGTCTGTTTGTGAATTCTGACAGCCTTTCACTACACCATCAGAGACCAAACTTTGGCCCGATCGCAACAACCAGGTGTAACCAAAAACAGGTCAATAATCacaaggaaagaaaggctGTTCCCTGGAGAATCCAATGGGAAAAGGTCATGGtgggaaagaaaagagttCAGCCGGTCGCAGGCGCATCATGAGTGAGCCCTATTGCGAGAATTACATGCATAGTTGCAGGACTTTTGCCTCGTTCGCTTCTGCCAGACTGGGCAGTGCAGCTGCAGTGTGCCTTGGAAGTGCATCTCTGAGTTGCAATTCAAGCTCATGGTAGAAGCGGGATTGGTGCGATTGTCATGTCTCTCGAGCGCTGATAACTGTCTCGACAACCATTGACTATTCGAAGGCATAGATGTGACATACCTTACCTCTCCTCATGACTCTTTAATTGCATCTGTTCGTTAAATACGACTGGACTGGTGTGCATCAAGGGACCTGCTTACCCTACAACACACGATGTCTCAAAATCACGGGCATATTTCCTGGCGTTCCGTTCTGCTGACCGAGCCTTGACTGATGTCCCGCACTACAACCCTACCAGCGCCCGCAGTGGTACGAGTGAAACTGGATGACGACATGTACACATGTCGTCTTGAGCATCCTATCAGACATCGTGAGAGCTGCCAAGACACCTGATAATTGGTCCCGTTTGGCCCCTGTTGAGCCGTGTCTGGGATATGCAAGTGATTCGAGCCCTGGTTCGTCAACTCGAAATAGCTAAGGGGCTCTTGTGGACGGAGTCGGACAATATGTCCATCAGCATGTGAAGAATAACCGGGTTTTTGAACTCTTGCAGGGTCGTATTGCTTGAGCATGAGGCTCTCTCATTCGACCacctgaagatgatgagtgtTAGCGTGATACGGAGCCACTGATGTTCGATCAAGTTCAAGATACCTGATCATGAGCGCAGCCATTACTCTCAATTCTGTACTGATGACTCTTTAAAAGAGAGCCTCACAAGTCTCGATATGCGGGGAAATATCAATTAAAAATCATGAGATTATTGTTGAGCTCTTGTTCTCCCTTTCCCCGAAAAACTGAAGGAGACAAGGAAGTGTAGAATATTTGCCATGTTCAAGGGCCGAAAGAATTCAATAAAGACAGTTTGAGAAAGCTCAAACGCCGAAAGCCGGAACAAGAGCTCGTCGGTCTTAATACGCAATGTAGTATTGACAATCTATCGCCGAGATCAACACGGAGAGGGGGAATAATTGCCCGTCTCAGCACATCAGCACATCAGCATCTCATCGTCAACTTGTCCATCTCAAGAAGTGATTTTCGTGGGAATATCGTGAACCTTATTTCACTAGAAATCGCCTACTTCGTAAATACGGGATGCGGGATACGCGCTCTGCTTCTCCTAAAGTCAAGCTGTTCAATAAGTAAGCCACGGCGGCCGATCGCTCCTCTCGAGACCCTAGCTTGTCAGCTTTGATTGGGTATTAATAAACATTTCGCATCTTTGCAGGGTGCCAAGTCATGTTTTTGGTCAGCGATGACAACAAGAGGTGATTTCAACGGTGCGAGATAGTCGAGGTTCTAGCTTTGTGGTGGTGAGGAATGGAAGAGCTTTGTTAGAGTGTATATAAGGACTCGGAGGACCAGAGTCTTGGCATAGTTTTTAAATACCAAGTTATCTTGACTACAAGAAGTTGGTTCTCTGGATTAGAGCTCAACAGGTCTCTACGAATCATAATTCCGTGTCTAGACTAACATGGATCGCGACATTGAAAAGACGTCAACGAATTCAGGGACACTCGGCCCTGAAAGGAACGACCCAACTTTTGCGCCCATTCAATCACCGCAAGCAATTAGAACTCGCTCACGAGCATCTGCCAGGATATCCCGTTGTCAGTCACAGAATGGTTACAGCTGCAACCCCCTCAACGAGCCGTcggatgatgaagtcgagaAGGATCCTTTCGAAGTCGGCTGGGATGGGGGTGACAACGACATTCTATGCCCCCGGAGCTttcacaagatgaagaagtggCTCATTATCATTATTGTATCGTCCGGGAGTCTCTGCGTGTAAGTatttcttcagcatcttcaaccgGGACGGGAACTTATGTCGACATAGAACTGCTGCTAGTTCCATCTACACATCGACATATGAACAGATGGAGGATGAATTTGGCAACTCACGAGAAGTCTCCATCCTTGGTCTTTCGTTCTTTGTTTTAGGTATCGGACTGGGCCCCATGTTCCTCGGTCCCTTGAGCGAATTCTATGGCCGACGACTTATTTATATTGTTTCGTGGACTCTTtacgtcatcttcatcattccTCAAGCCGTGGCTCAGAATATCGAGACCGTGATTGTGAGTCGATTTCTCGATGGGTTCGCCGGTAGCGCATTTCTGGCTGTGTCAGGAGGTACTGTTGGAGATCTCTTCACGGCAAATGAGTTGCAAGCGccaatgttgatgttttcaCTCGCACCCTTTGTAGGTCCGTCGATTGGGCCTTTAATTGGGGGGTTCATCAACTATAACACTGACTGGAGGTGGACTCACTGGACTCTTCTGATCTGGGCATTTATTCTGCTATTGGGTATTGTGTTTCTTGTCCCTGAGACATATCGTGAGTCCAAATTGGCATCCAGAGCCAATTTGTCCCAACTAACCTCTACTTAGATCCGATCCTGCTCAagaacaaagcaaaacaGCTGCGAAAGGAAACTGGAGATGGGAGATGGAAAGCCCCTACAGAAAAGGTTCAGAAATCAGCCACCAGCGCGATAGGTCGATCGCTTCTACGACCATTTCAGCTATTAATCTTCGAGCCTATGTGCCTAAACCTATGTATCTTCACGGCCATCGTCCTCGGAATTCTATATCTCTTCTTTGGGGCTTTTCACCTTGTATTTGGCGATATCTACGACTTCAACCTTTGGCAGAATGGCTGCTCTTTTCTCGGCATCCTCGTGGGAATGTTGCTCGCTGCAAGCCTTGATCCCCTGTGGCACAATATTCGCAACAAACTCATTCGAAAATTGAGCGATGAGACCGGCGTTGAAGGAAACAGCCAGCCCGAGTTTAGGTTACCCCCAGCCATCTTGGGAGGTGCCCTTGTCCCAGTTGGCATATTCATGTTTGCTTGGTCGTGTTATCCCTGGGTTCACTGGATTGTGCCCATAATTGGATCGGCAGTCTTTGGAGCTGGGTAAGTCATCACGTTCCATCCCATATCAAACCAAACCATTCGCAGGCCTCAAGGAGGCGTCCTCAATGAGAACACCGTGATACTCAAGTCCATTTCACACGGGACTGAGACAAGAACCGGACGCGCGGAATCAAATTCGcacaagaagagcaaaaagATGTCTTAGTCACCGCTTGGTCATGCCTCTTGATCTCGTATCCCCTGAACCTCTGCTTGACGAACTGCAGCTAACCGCTTAACTCTGATATAGAATCCTCCTTGTGTTCAGTGGAGTCTTCACCTTTCTAGTAAGTCCAGCTCTGTGTCTGTATCACAAGTCTGTGACAGGCTCACCGCCCGTTACACAGCTCTCTGCTAGCCATTGTGACAGGAGTGTGCTCGTGCCAGGGAAGAGACTGTGCTGACTTTGATGGAAACAGGTGGATGCGTATCCACAGTATGCCGCGAGTGCCCTTGCTGCTAATGCATTCGTGCGTTGTGTATTTGCTGGTAAGTTGTTGGAGTATCTACTCCCATGGACTCGTCTGATTCTTCACCGCCGGCTGGCTACCAACTTCCCCTGGCATAGCCTATTCTGGGGAGCATGAGGCGCCAGCCCGgaaagttgttgagattcaGCTGCATGAAATATCGCTAACTTGAATCCTGCAGCTGCATTTCCCCTGTTTGGTAACCAGATGTataccaagctcaacaaccaCTGGGCTTCATCTTTGCTAGCTTTTCTCACAGTTGCCATGATGCCTTTCCCTTATCTGTTCTTCCGGTATGGAAAGAGAATCAGAGCCTACAGCCGATTTGCTACTTCTTGAAGACTGTTCATCGAGGTTAGAGTTGGGGATATGAGAAGAGTACTTGATCAAGACTGCAAGTCCTGACTTCATCCGTGTACCCGCGCCACCAAACCAGGTACTAAAGCCCCTGCACTCCAGCTATTAGATGGACATCTCAAACTAATACACCGAGAGTCCTACTAGGTCAACAGTGGCTTTTGCGGAAAACGAGTGGATTGATCGCCAGTTGCACAAAAAAGGCCGGTCTAGGTCCTAAGCACAGGGCTTGGAATATTGGCGCTTCTTCAATTTGTATTCGAAGATACCTAAAATCCTGTCACAGGTCAAATCTATTGCTTGAAAAGAGGATATACCAAGAATTTCGATCAGGGTGCATGATCTGATTGTGAATGCTTGATAAGATCGCCTCGGCTGAAAGGCAATTCAGGATTCCCCCAGAATCAATAATGCAGCCAGCTAAGTTTATCTTGAGTAAAGATCTTCCCGGGCCGCTAGGCGAATGCGGGGATCTGGATGACGGACAGGCAGATGATGATCAATAATAGGCGAGTATAAATGGTGGCTTGATACAAGTGCTCAGCTGTTGCGGGCTCCAACAGCCGTGATCCAGATAAGGTCTTCCTCACAGAAAATGCAATAGGTACATCTAATTCAGATGACTGATTATCATACTTGGGAGATCTCACCCCAGTCAGCCGGCCATGTTTGCCAAAAATCAATATCACATCGTACCCTTGAGCTAGAACACCAAACATTGGCATAAGATAGGCCAACCACATCTTTGGTGTGAAGaacatcttcaagatcgacaaggGTGTCTCAGTCCTCTTAGTCCCTACATCAAATTTACATTACAATCTGCAGGCCCTCGGCTATCGCAGCCTCGACTCGACTCCAGGTTCTCGGCCAGCAGCATGGGTCGTATCCTCCAACCGCATTGACGCACGCATGTCTCTACCCGCTGtgaatatttataaaaagcaaGCAACAAGGACTAGGGGGCATATTGCCCACAAGAGGCTCAGCCGGACGTGTCAATTACTTTTGGAATCCTTGCCTTGGAGCGGCTGTCATGCAATGCAGCAGCCGCAAGGGAGAAACAAAGgaaaaaagcaaacaaaagCTGAAAGATGCTACTGGATTTTGAGTCTCATTGATAGTCACAAATAGTTACACCCGAGACAAGGCCTTTCTGCCTGACTTTAGGTAATTGTAACGCAAACTTCCACGCTAACATCGAGGCACAAGTCTCTATGACCTAGTTATGTAGTGAAGATCAGGATCGTTGCCTTGTATCTTGGCATGATTCAAGAGTCCTAGACAAATCCCAAAGCCTCGGTCACCGACGGGTTGCGGTCGGTTAGCGAACCGCGGGTATGGGATAACCAATAAAAGACCCTGACTATCAAACCTGGATCGTTCTATTCTTCACCGTAAACAGCTGAGCGTTGGCTATCCTCGGCGGCGTTGGGCTTCCGCTTCCGCCCCTCACCTCCGGCACCCGGGCTCGGCATCAAGCCCCGCGTTCCGGTACAGTTTTGGAGGCAGACACTGATGAATGTGACAAATTGTGATTCATGAAGCTTCAGTTGTCAAGGAGAGTAGCACTGAATGCGACAAGTAGAGCTCTGTAGATTATCTATGTTACTGGTCTCTGTGCTCTATATGTTCATTTCGGGTACCTTACTTATACGCCGCTTACCGGCTGTTCCACACCGGCCAGCCAGTGACTGCGCCGGCGAATCGATTTCTTTATCTACTAAGTTAGTAGCACCAGGGTcctcttttattttctttttgcttctgggTATTGGTAAAGACTAATTACAGGGCTAGAATTGCGTGTTAGTTGCTCAAGAGATGACTTGAAACATATACATGTATCCGTGCATGCATGTTGGCTTGTGTAGGTACGGATACGACAGACTATCAGCAAGATGGCAATTGGCATTCTGCACCAAGTATCACCAGAGCTATCCAACATCAGCCCGACGCTGCACCTCGTCGCAACGGTGCTGCAGTCGCACGACACCTAGAGACCCCTGTCACAGGCGAGGTACGGATCACACGCTGGCTGACTCTGCCATTACCAACACAAAAGAGAGTTTGACATGTCGACGTGTACATATGTACGCGCAGAGAAGCATCCAACCAGGGCCCCAGACTCTTGCGATTCACAATGCATCGGTCTAAGCCAGGTCTAGGGGTTGAGGTTGCAGGGTGGCTGGTGATTGGGAATACAAATTCGAATGAATGGATCAATGGAGTAGTTTCTGGCGGCTCAGCGGGACCTCTTtagcttcatcttctcgatcGAGACTATTGCTTGAGGCGCAGGAGGTGAAATTCTCCTTCCATGACCTTTCCTGACCGCTAGAAGTGAATTGAGTCAAGTCATCAACTGTCCCCCTGGTTCGAATACCTAAAAAAAATCTGATCTTGATTACAAGGCTTCATCAGTTACAAATAGAAGCATCGTCAGACCAATAGCCAGCGCCCAGTTTCCCCAGAGCGGGTTACTCCCTCCACTAGTAAACCCCGCAGTCAAGAGTTTGACTTTGATTGGGCTCGGATTGGTTTCTGCTAGCGGGTGGTGAAAATGGGAGGCTTGAAGCTTCGGTTTGCTGAGGCATAAACGACTGAGTAAGAATATCAGCCATATTAGTCTACCAAATCCACCTGGGACTGCTCGAGGTAGAATCTTTCATGATGATCAGCGTGTTGATTACACATGTTGttggtgacgatgttgaaCCAATTGACTAGACCATCAGATATGTACGATAGGTACCCATCCATGTCTGGGCTGGTTGAAGGGTTTGACGTTTCATTGCTACCTTACGCAGAGAGACAGGGGAATTGACtgaaaggatgaagagttACCCACCCTGTGTGGGTTTGCAGCTAATACCTGTATGGTTATTCGATCATCCGCCTGTCAATCCAATCAATGTCCTGTCCTGTTTGTATGTACATACTTCCCTACTGTATTGTAGTTGTTCACGAGATTGCATGTAGCATCATCACCTCGGGTTTCTACATTTGCACATGCCATGGATGCACAACGAACGAGCCTTGGCTGCCTTTACACCTTGTGATGTAGAATCAAGATTCGTCGTCACTCTATTCCCCTTAAATACAATCCACTTTCTCTGACTGAGAGCTTGTTGTGAACCCACCTTGTTGTGAGGTACTGTACCTACATCAGGTACTTGGCACAGCAAACTTGGTACTTCTGTGATGCCTCTAGTAGCACGCATTCGCACTCGATTCTTATAGCAGAAGGCAGGCCTCCTCTCAGCTTAAGGTTAGGTACCTTGGAGCAAGCAAAACCAGCACAGGAACACCCTCAAAAcacctgcatctgcatctccaATCCTCCAATTGCCCACTGCCCTGTCTGTGGCGTCTGCTAATCCACCAACCACCAAAACCCACAATGCTACTACCTACAACACCCTGTCGCCTGACCTGACTGGGCTCTTCTAACTGACCTTGAATTGGACCAGTCATTGCTTACAACTTATTCTGCGAATTGCCTCGTTCGACTTCTACCCTCAACGTTGACCCTTTATCCTTTCTTATAATCCCCCTTCAGCCCAATCTATATCGCGATCCCGGCTCCTCCGCACAATCTGCGCTCAACTTTGTCCCCCGCGCCGCGCCTGGTTCGCATGCCTCATCTTTGCACAACGCTACATATACGCTGTCACCACAGCCTGCTTCTACGGTCGCCGACGCCGTGTGAGATCCCACTGTTGCTGTAGTGGCCAATTGCTGCTTAAATTGGTTGGCTTTGGTGCTGGTTCTGGGTGCAGCCACTCCTCATGGCCCGCGGGTAGCTGCATCCTATTCTTTCCTCGTCGTCATTCGCATCCTCACAGTCGCCAAATCTCTCACCTCCCGTGTCGCCTTAGACAGCTCCGCCTCTACCGCTGACCGACGACTCTCCTGCATCCAGCGATCATCGATCATCGATCACCCAAGCTCATCGAATCGGAATTCtacctcctccacctcctccgcctTCTTCGGTGACAACAATCACAGCCTCACGGCCCCTGCGACCTACTATTGACTCAATATACGTTCCACTAAGACGCCTCTTTGCGTACCATACTTATACACTTATTGGCTTTCATTGAGTACGCCCCTTCTACGATACGAGCTTGACCGAGCGGTTTCGGTCTTCCAATTAGCCCAGAGACGTGATCATCAAATACACGGCTGCATACAGCCTTCTGGCCTCGTTTGCGCCCAACGCCATAGTCCTACCGGATCTGGGCATTGCAGTTCAGGTTGTTCCTAATCTCACATACATCGCCTACGCAGCACGCGTGAGCGATCCGCGAGGGAGATCAGGGGAA
Proteins encoded in this window:
- a CDS encoding related to multidrug resistant protein, with translation MDRDIEKTSTNSGTLGPERNDPTFAPIQSPQAIRTRSRASARISRCQSQNGYSCNPLNEPSDDEVEKDPFEVGWDGGDNDILCPRSFHKMKKWLIIIIVSSGSLCVTAASSIYTSTYEQMEDEFGNSREVSILGLSFFVLGIGLGPMFLGPLSEFYGRRLIYIVSWTLYVIFIIPQAVAQNIETVIVSRFLDGFAGSAFLAVSGGTVGDLFTANELQAPMLMFSLAPFVGPSIGPLIGGFINYNTDWRWTHWTLLIWAFILLLGIVFLVPETYHPILLKNKAKQLRKETGDGRWKAPTEKVQKSATSAIGRSLLRPFQLLIFEPMCLNLCIFTAIVLGILYLFFGAFHLVFGDIYDFNLWQNGCSFLGILVGMLLAASLDPLWHNIRNKLIRKLSDETGVEGNSQPEFRLPPAILGGALVPVGIFMFAWSCYPWVHWIVPIIGSAVFGAGILLVFSGVFTFLVDAYPQYAASALAANAFVRCVFAAAFPLFGNQMYTKLNNHWASSLLAFLTVAMMPFPYLFFRYGKRIRAYSRFATS